One window from the genome of Petrotoga miotherma DSM 10691 encodes:
- a CDS encoding homocysteine S-methyltransferase family protein, with product MMNRKDFAEILNKKILILDGGYGTEFIKRGYKEIPAEILNIRYPEVVYNLQSEYVKSGADILLTNTFSANRKKLKELNYEEAFEKVNVKAVEIAKQASKGKALVFGDLSSLGEYPKPMGLLEMDEAIDEYYQQAKVLFESGVDGFIVETMTDIKELKAAIYGIRKVTEDLPLIAHMTFEENGRSVTGTSVEIFANVFNDLDVDVLGINCTLGPEELLKVFERLSLSTNKFLSVEPNAGKPVFDGKHLEYKMTPEIFGMFVEDYLDLGVNIIGGCCGTSPEHIKVIRNMVKRRPKKIVKEIPIMYSSRTILNKFHPFTVIGERINPAGNKKFQNEIEEFNFENVIKRANSQKSVKAQAIDVNLGIEKILNEEHFKQIIIELDKHSSLPISFDIQNIGFLETALKEYPGRPIINSSKLSKKDLDRKLELIKKYGGLLIVLALEKEILESAEERLQLVLRKWPYIESKGITKDRIIVDPLVLSLAANNDPNITLETVKLLSQNGFNTTMGLSNLSFGLPNRNYINAAFLSRAKGKGLTSAILNPEDEFLMNTLNGNLLLDKNIVIPSKVEKQDELTEKILQGEEGEVKRIIENQLKEKSPLEVSQDVLGKAMEKIGDLYAQGNIYLPELLLAAETVKPIFDYLNNLIPESQNDKKAKVVLATVEGDIHDIGKNIVAAVLRSANFKIVDLGKDVETSTIINAVQKEKPNILGLSAMMTTTVGKIEEVVNELKKLSIKVKVIAGGASMNRKLAETFGCDAYAKDASEGLKICKSWVNLNS from the coding sequence ATGATGAATAGAAAAGATTTTGCAGAAATATTGAATAAAAAGATACTTATTTTAGACGGAGGATATGGAACTGAATTTATAAAAAGAGGATATAAAGAAATTCCTGCTGAAATTTTAAACATCAGATATCCAGAAGTAGTTTACAATCTACAAAGTGAATACGTAAAATCGGGAGCAGACATTCTTTTAACCAATACCTTCAGTGCAAATCGAAAAAAACTCAAAGAGTTAAATTATGAAGAGGCGTTCGAAAAAGTTAACGTCAAAGCAGTTGAAATTGCCAAGCAAGCATCGAAAGGTAAGGCTTTGGTCTTTGGAGATCTATCCTCTCTAGGAGAGTATCCAAAGCCTATGGGGTTGCTTGAAATGGACGAAGCTATAGATGAGTATTATCAACAGGCAAAAGTGTTGTTTGAAAGCGGTGTAGATGGATTTATCGTTGAAACGATGACAGATATAAAAGAGTTAAAAGCAGCTATATATGGAATAAGAAAAGTAACAGAAGATTTACCTTTAATAGCTCATATGACGTTTGAAGAGAACGGACGTTCCGTTACAGGAACTTCTGTGGAAATCTTTGCGAATGTTTTCAACGATTTAGATGTAGATGTACTAGGAATTAACTGTACTTTGGGTCCAGAAGAACTTTTAAAGGTTTTTGAACGTCTATCACTCTCAACAAACAAGTTCTTATCAGTTGAACCAAACGCTGGTAAACCTGTTTTCGATGGAAAACATTTGGAATACAAAATGACACCCGAAATATTTGGAATGTTTGTAGAAGACTATTTAGATTTAGGAGTAAATATTATTGGAGGCTGTTGTGGTACCTCTCCAGAACATATAAAAGTTATTAGAAATATGGTAAAAAGAAGACCTAAAAAAATAGTAAAAGAAATACCTATTATGTACTCTTCAAGAACGATCTTAAACAAGTTTCATCCTTTCACCGTTATTGGGGAGAGAATAAATCCTGCCGGGAATAAAAAATTTCAAAATGAAATTGAAGAATTCAACTTCGAGAATGTAATAAAAAGAGCCAACAGTCAAAAAAGCGTAAAGGCCCAGGCAATAGACGTTAACTTGGGTATCGAAAAGATTTTGAATGAAGAACATTTCAAACAAATTATCATAGAACTAGACAAACATTCTTCTCTTCCAATTTCTTTTGACATTCAAAATATTGGATTTTTAGAAACCGCTTTAAAAGAATATCCAGGAAGACCAATAATCAATTCTTCTAAATTAAGTAAAAAAGATCTGGACAGAAAACTCGAGTTGATTAAAAAATATGGCGGATTACTAATTGTATTAGCACTCGAGAAAGAAATCTTAGAATCTGCTGAAGAAAGACTACAACTAGTGCTAAGAAAATGGCCGTACATAGAAAGTAAAGGAATAACTAAAGATAGAATTATAGTTGATCCGTTGGTGTTGTCCCTTGCTGCCAATAATGATCCAAATATTACATTGGAGACAGTAAAGTTACTTTCGCAAAATGGGTTCAATACCACTATGGGTCTTTCGAATCTTAGTTTCGGTTTACCAAACAGAAATTATATAAATGCAGCCTTTCTTTCAAGGGCAAAAGGTAAAGGCTTGACTTCAGCTATCTTAAATCCCGAAGATGAGTTCCTTATGAACACGTTGAATGGTAACCTATTGTTGGATAAAAATATTGTAATACCAAGTAAGGTTGAAAAACAAGACGAATTAACCGAGAAGATCCTACAAGGTGAAGAAGGTGAAGTAAAACGAATCATTGAAAATCAGTTAAAAGAGAAAAGTCCGTTAGAAGTTAGCCAAGATGTGCTTGGTAAAGCAATGGAAAAGATCGGAGACCTTTATGCACAAGGGAACATATATCTCCCAGAGTTGTTGTTAGCTGCCGAAACTGTCAAACCCATTTTTGATTACTTAAACAATTTGATTCCCGAATCTCAAAACGATAAAAAAGCTAAGGTAGTACTAGCCACGGTAGAAGGAGATATACACGATATTGGTAAAAATATAGTGGCAGCGGTATTAAGAAGCGCTAACTTCAAAATTGTAGATCTTGGCAAAGATGTAGAAACTTCTACAATAATCAACGCTGTACAAAAAGAGAAACCAAATATTTTAGGGTTATCAGCTATGATGACAACTACAGTGGGAAAAATAGAAGAGGTGGTAAATGAACTAAAAAAATTAAGTATTAAAGTAAAAGTTATTGCCGGCGGTGCCTCGATGAACAGAAAACTTGCTGAAACCTTTGGCTGCGATGCCTACGCTAAAGATGCAAGCGAAGGGCTCAAGATATGTAAAAGTTGGGTCAATTTGAATTCATAA
- the glnA gene encoding type I glutamate--ammonia ligase, translating to MTKEELLEQIESQGIKYIRLQITDINGALKNVEIPSTELESSLTNGTMFDGSSIEGLVRINESDMLLKPDIDTFTVLPWTVEREKVGRFICDIHTSDGKHFPGDPRYVLKKVMNEMKEYGYTPYAGPEPEFFILPRDEKTRQPVLSPLDKGGYFDLLPIDLGERVRKNMVETLQSMGIRVEAAHHEVANSQHEIDFRYDNALKTADNIQTFKLVVRTIALLNGLWATFMPKPFFGMNGSGMHTHLSIFKDGKNIFYDPNGTYQLSNELRWFIGGVFKHIDTITVLANPTINSYKRLVPGYEAPVNIAWSVSNRSALVRIPMSRGEGTRLELRSPDPTANPYLLLASVFSAGLEGIKNKIEPPQPVDGNIYEMDHREKNEKNIRYLPGSLQESLEALKKDELMKDVLGKHIFEKFVELKEKEIEEYKIAVTDWEISRYINQF from the coding sequence ATGACAAAAGAGGAACTATTGGAACAGATAGAAAGTCAAGGTATAAAGTATATTAGACTTCAAATTACAGATATCAACGGTGCCTTGAAAAACGTTGAAATTCCATCTACAGAGTTAGAATCTTCTTTGACTAACGGGACTATGTTTGATGGTTCATCAATTGAGGGTCTAGTAAGAATCAACGAATCAGATATGTTACTTAAACCTGACATAGACACATTTACAGTTTTACCATGGACAGTTGAAAGAGAAAAAGTGGGTAGGTTTATTTGTGACATTCACACTTCTGATGGTAAACATTTCCCAGGGGACCCAAGATATGTGTTGAAGAAAGTCATGAATGAAATGAAAGAGTACGGTTATACCCCATATGCCGGTCCAGAACCAGAATTTTTTATTCTCCCAAGGGATGAGAAGACGAGGCAGCCAGTATTATCTCCTCTTGATAAGGGAGGCTATTTTGATTTACTTCCCATAGATTTAGGGGAAAGGGTCAGAAAGAACATGGTGGAAACTCTACAAAGTATGGGTATTCGAGTGGAGGCTGCTCACCACGAAGTAGCGAATTCCCAACATGAGATTGATTTCAGGTACGACAACGCCCTAAAAACGGCTGACAATATTCAAACTTTTAAATTGGTTGTAAGGACGATAGCCCTATTGAACGGACTATGGGCAACATTTATGCCTAAACCATTTTTTGGTATGAATGGTTCAGGGATGCATACCCACTTGAGTATCTTTAAAGACGGAAAGAATATCTTTTACGATCCTAACGGTACTTATCAGTTAAGTAATGAGCTTAGATGGTTTATTGGAGGAGTTTTTAAACATATTGATACGATAACCGTTTTGGCAAATCCTACGATAAACTCATATAAAAGGTTAGTCCCTGGTTACGAAGCTCCTGTTAACATCGCATGGTCTGTATCAAACAGAAGTGCTTTAGTGAGGATACCGATGTCGAGAGGTGAAGGAACTAGGTTAGAACTGAGATCTCCAGATCCAACAGCAAATCCTTATTTACTGTTAGCAAGTGTATTTTCAGCTGGTTTAGAAGGTATAAAAAACAAGATTGAACCTCCTCAACCTGTTGATGGAAATATTTACGAAATGGACCACAGAGAAAAGAACGAAAAAAATATTAGATATTTACCTGGTTCACTCCAAGAATCCTTGGAAGCCTTGAAAAAGGATGAACTTATGAAAGATGTTTTGGGAAAACATATATTTGAAAAATTTGTAGAATTAAAAGAAAAGGAGATTGAAGAGTATAAGATAGCGGTAACTGATTGGGAGATTAGTAGGTACATAAACCAATTTTGA
- the gltB gene encoding glutamate synthase large subunit has product MNKGLYDPKFEHDACGVGLVASTKGVKSHEIVDKSLTVLKNMAHRGARGRGENDGDGAGVLLQIPHDFLIKESKHLGFTLPNESEYAVGMIFCPRDKTLTNIFKQQFEKIATNQGQKVIGWRDVPINEAFVGPTALKSMPSFLQVFIVKNPTLKSGIEFERKLYLIRKKSEKEIKIPHIDPNKAFYIASLSSKTIIYKGMLTAEQLKYFFSDLTDPLFKSAFSIVHSRFSTNTFPSWERAHPYRYMVHNGEINTIIGNVNWMRARQSKVSTDIFGENINDIFPIIDEDGSDSAMFDNNLEFLYLSGRSLPHSIMMMMPEPWENNQTMDAEKKAFYEYHSCLMEPWDGPAAIIFTDGLKVGATLDRNGLRPLRYYITDDELILASEAGVLEIPPQKILRKGRITSGNMLLLDIESGRILNDEEIKRPIISEKPYFSWVKENIVNLEDLPEHSKKGNMEIDVVPLTTKQKCFGYTFEDIEMIIEPMVIGASDPVGAMGDDTPLAVLSERPKLLYEYFKQLFAQVTNPPIDAIREKIITSTHLYIGSEGNLIDPSSINCRQIKIKNPILTNDEMEKIKNLDLEGFKAITLPILYKVKDGEEGLKKAITNLFQKADSAINDGANILILTDKGVNQNHAPIPALLAVSGLHHHLVRKENRTEIGIILESAEPREVHHFCTLLSYGASAINPYLTYESIENLVNKGYIKGLKYEEAVKRYKDASLKGIQKVLSKLGISTLQGYQGAQTFEIVGIKKSIVEQFFTGTTSQVEGIGLKEIAQEVSKRHSSAFNQVNRGSLLDSEGLMKWRAKGEYHLYNPKSIYYLQNAVKNNDYELFKKFSQSIVDEDAKLYSLRSLFEFNFDKTKAIPLDEVEPVESIVKRFKTGAMSFGSISQEAHETIAIAMNRIGAKSNTGEGGEDSNRFAKEQNRDSKNSSIKQVASGRFGVTINYLNNAQEIQIKVAQGAKPGEGGELPGNKVYPWVAKVRNSIPGVTLISPPPHHDIYSIEDLAELIYDLKNANRNARINVKLVSKSGVGTIAAGVAKAGADVILISGFDGGTGASPRTSIRHAGLPWELGLAETHQTLVLNKLRDRVTLETDGKLLTGKDIVIAALLGAEEFGFATIVLVALGCVMMRVCNLDTCPVGIATQNPVLRKNFKGDPQYIVNLMSFLASEVREYMANLGFRTFSEMVGRVDKLRQKEIKSHWKAHSIDLSKLLYKPEIKDYSFSQYPKPINNGLSDILDITKLLPICQNALENGEKIEATLAIKNVNRTVGTILGSEIIKRYGEEGLPEDTIKIHFKGSAGQSFGAFIPKGETLILEGDSNDYIAKGLSGGKIIVYPPKDSRFYNEENVIVGNVALYGATSGETYISGLAGERFAVRNSGSTAVVEGVGEHGCEYMTGGKVVILGKTGRNFAAGMSGGIAYVYDKDNSFESKCNKDTVLLEKVEDENEKNEIKELIKKHYKYTSSNVAKNILNNWGKTKERFVKVIPKDYKRMMDVVNRMHIEGITGEEALMKAFEENYKQQSLVQTH; this is encoded by the coding sequence ATGAATAAAGGACTTTACGATCCAAAATTTGAGCATGATGCTTGTGGTGTTGGATTAGTTGCAAGTACAAAAGGAGTAAAGTCACATGAAATAGTTGACAAATCGTTGACTGTTTTAAAGAATATGGCTCATCGTGGTGCACGAGGCAGAGGAGAAAATGATGGGGACGGAGCAGGGGTACTGCTGCAGATTCCTCATGATTTTTTAATAAAAGAATCAAAACACTTAGGATTCACTCTTCCAAATGAAAGTGAATATGCCGTGGGTATGATTTTCTGCCCGCGTGATAAAACTCTTACAAATATCTTCAAACAGCAATTTGAAAAAATAGCCACCAATCAAGGCCAAAAGGTGATAGGTTGGAGAGATGTACCTATCAATGAAGCATTTGTTGGCCCAACTGCATTAAAAAGTATGCCATCTTTTCTCCAAGTTTTTATCGTTAAGAATCCTACCTTGAAATCTGGAATAGAATTTGAAAGAAAATTATATCTAATTAGGAAAAAAAGTGAAAAGGAGATAAAAATACCGCACATAGATCCAAATAAGGCCTTTTATATAGCCAGTTTATCTTCTAAAACAATTATCTATAAAGGGATGTTAACGGCGGAACAATTAAAGTACTTTTTCTCAGATTTGACTGATCCTCTTTTCAAATCAGCATTTTCTATTGTACACTCCAGATTCAGTACGAACACATTTCCCAGTTGGGAAAGGGCCCATCCTTATAGGTATATGGTTCACAACGGAGAGATAAACACTATAATTGGTAACGTTAATTGGATGAGGGCAAGGCAATCCAAGGTAAGCACTGATATCTTTGGAGAAAACATCAACGATATTTTTCCTATAATCGATGAGGATGGTAGTGATTCAGCAATGTTTGACAACAATTTAGAATTCCTTTATTTATCTGGTAGATCGTTACCACATTCGATAATGATGATGATGCCAGAACCTTGGGAAAACAATCAAACAATGGATGCAGAAAAGAAAGCTTTTTATGAATATCATAGTTGTTTGATGGAACCTTGGGATGGTCCCGCGGCGATTATTTTTACCGATGGCTTAAAGGTAGGAGCAACACTGGACAGAAACGGATTGAGACCATTAAGATACTACATAACGGATGATGAATTGATACTTGCTTCAGAGGCTGGGGTCCTTGAAATACCTCCTCAAAAGATTTTAAGGAAGGGAAGGATCACCTCAGGGAACATGTTGTTGTTGGATATTGAGAGTGGTCGAATACTAAATGACGAAGAGATAAAACGACCGATAATTTCAGAAAAGCCCTATTTCTCGTGGGTAAAAGAGAACATTGTGAATCTAGAAGACCTTCCTGAGCATTCAAAAAAGGGAAATATGGAAATCGATGTGGTACCTTTAACTACAAAACAAAAATGTTTCGGATACACATTTGAAGATATTGAGATGATCATAGAACCTATGGTTATAGGTGCTTCTGACCCCGTTGGGGCTATGGGGGATGACACACCTTTGGCCGTTTTATCTGAACGTCCAAAGTTGTTGTATGAATATTTTAAACAGCTTTTCGCTCAAGTAACCAATCCTCCTATAGATGCGATAAGAGAAAAAATTATCACCTCTACCCATCTTTACATAGGTTCTGAAGGTAATCTTATTGATCCATCATCCATCAATTGTAGGCAAATTAAGATCAAAAACCCTATTCTCACCAACGATGAAATGGAAAAGATAAAAAATCTTGACTTAGAAGGTTTTAAAGCGATCACCTTACCCATCTTATACAAGGTAAAAGATGGAGAAGAAGGATTAAAAAAGGCGATTACAAACCTCTTTCAAAAAGCAGATTCTGCCATAAACGATGGTGCTAACATATTGATATTGACAGATAAAGGAGTTAACCAAAATCATGCACCAATTCCAGCTTTATTGGCGGTATCGGGTCTTCATCATCATTTGGTTAGAAAAGAAAATAGAACAGAGATTGGAATAATTTTGGAATCTGCAGAACCAAGAGAAGTACACCATTTTTGTACACTCCTAAGTTATGGAGCTTCTGCTATCAATCCATATCTCACCTATGAAAGTATTGAAAATTTAGTTAACAAAGGTTACATTAAAGGTTTGAAATATGAAGAAGCCGTTAAAAGGTATAAAGATGCATCTTTGAAAGGTATTCAAAAAGTGTTATCAAAGCTTGGGATATCAACCCTCCAAGGTTATCAAGGGGCTCAAACCTTCGAAATAGTAGGAATAAAAAAGTCTATCGTAGAGCAATTTTTTACAGGAACCACTTCACAAGTAGAAGGGATAGGCTTAAAAGAAATAGCTCAAGAAGTTTCTAAACGTCATTCGAGTGCATTTAATCAGGTTAATAGAGGATCGTTACTTGATTCAGAAGGTCTTATGAAATGGAGGGCAAAAGGTGAGTATCACTTGTACAACCCTAAATCCATTTATTATTTACAAAATGCTGTTAAAAACAACGATTATGAACTTTTCAAAAAGTTTTCACAATCTATAGTCGATGAAGACGCAAAATTATACAGTTTGAGAAGTCTTTTTGAGTTCAATTTCGATAAAACTAAAGCAATTCCCCTTGACGAAGTAGAACCTGTCGAATCGATTGTTAAAAGGTTCAAAACAGGAGCTATGTCTTTTGGTTCAATAAGCCAAGAAGCCCACGAAACTATAGCAATAGCTATGAATCGAATAGGTGCAAAGAGTAATACAGGTGAAGGAGGGGAGGATTCAAACCGTTTTGCAAAAGAACAAAATAGGGATTCAAAGAATAGCTCAATAAAGCAGGTGGCTTCTGGAAGATTCGGAGTTACAATCAACTACTTAAACAACGCTCAAGAGATCCAAATAAAGGTAGCCCAAGGTGCAAAACCTGGAGAAGGAGGAGAACTACCTGGGAATAAGGTCTATCCATGGGTAGCAAAGGTAAGGAACTCTATTCCAGGAGTTACTCTCATTTCACCTCCTCCACATCACGATATCTACTCGATAGAAGATTTAGCAGAATTGATATACGACCTAAAAAACGCCAATAGAAACGCTCGAATAAACGTAAAATTGGTTTCAAAATCTGGTGTAGGAACCATAGCAGCGGGTGTAGCAAAAGCTGGAGCGGATGTAATATTGATAAGCGGTTTTGATGGTGGTACCGGAGCTTCACCACGTACTAGTATAAGGCATGCGGGTTTGCCATGGGAATTAGGATTAGCTGAAACTCATCAGACCTTGGTGTTGAACAAGTTGAGAGACAGGGTCACTTTGGAAACGGATGGTAAGTTGCTAACTGGAAAAGACATAGTGATTGCAGCACTTTTAGGCGCAGAAGAGTTTGGATTTGCCACAATTGTGTTAGTTGCCTTAGGTTGTGTCATGATGAGAGTTTGCAATTTGGATACATGTCCTGTGGGAATTGCGACACAAAACCCTGTACTGAGAAAAAATTTCAAAGGTGATCCTCAATACATTGTCAACCTCATGTCCTTTCTCGCATCTGAAGTAAGGGAATATATGGCCAACTTAGGATTCAGAACGTTTAGTGAAATGGTGGGACGTGTTGATAAATTAAGACAAAAAGAAATAAAAAGTCATTGGAAAGCACATAGTATTGATCTTTCAAAATTATTATACAAACCAGAAATAAAAGATTACTCATTCAGCCAATATCCTAAACCAATAAATAACGGATTATCAGATATCTTGGATATAACCAAATTACTTCCCATTTGCCAGAATGCATTAGAAAATGGTGAAAAGATTGAGGCCACTTTAGCTATAAAAAATGTGAATAGAACCGTTGGAACAATTTTGGGAAGCGAAATAATTAAAAGGTATGGTGAGGAAGGTCTGCCTGAAGATACAATAAAAATACATTTCAAAGGATCAGCTGGCCAAAGTTTTGGAGCCTTCATCCCCAAGGGGGAAACGTTGATATTAGAAGGCGATTCAAACGATTACATAGCAAAAGGTTTATCGGGTGGAAAAATTATAGTATACCCCCCGAAGGATTCTCGATTCTATAATGAAGAAAATGTAATTGTTGGTAACGTTGCATTGTATGGAGCAACAAGCGGTGAAACATACATCAGTGGTTTAGCGGGTGAACGCTTCGCAGTCAGAAACAGTGGGTCTACTGCTGTGGTTGAAGGTGTTGGCGAACATGGCTGTGAATATATGACTGGTGGAAAGGTTGTTATACTTGGTAAAACGGGTAGAAACTTTGCCGCAGGTATGTCAGGTGGAATAGCTTACGTATATGACAAAGACAATAGCTTTGAATCGAAATGTAACAAAGACACTGTTTTGTTGGAAAAAGTTGAAGATGAGAATGAAAAGAACGAAATAAAAGAGTTGATAAAAAAACATTATAAGTACACGAGTAGTAATGTGGCTAAAAACATTTTGAACAACTGGGGGAAAACTAAGGAAAGATTCGTTAAGGTTATACCAAAAGATTACAAAAGAATGATGGATGTTGTAAATAGGATGCATATTGAAGGAATTACTGGCGAAGAAGCTCTTATGAAGGCATTTGAAGAGAATTACAAGCAACAATCTTTGGTTCAAACGCATTGA
- a CDS encoding glutamate synthase subunit beta, with protein sequence MGDPQGFLKYERKNPEERPPKMRINDWEELYIEMEKDELRIQAARCMNCGTPFCHSGILINNMVSGCPLNNLIPEWNDLAYRNLWREAYERLIETNSFPEFTGRVCPAPCEKACVNNLVKDPVSIKSIEYYIIEEAFKNGWVEEDKPSYSTGKKVAVVGSGPAGLSCAWELNRYGHEVTVFEKNEYPGGLLTYGIPNMKLDKKIVKRRIELMGKSGIQFKTNVNVGKDYPVQKLKEEFDAVVLCGGTAKARDLNVEGRNLKGIYFATEFLKSANERILSRLLKSEKDIEEISAKGKNVIVIGGGDTGTDCVGVSLRQGCKSVVQFEIMDKPPLLRRQNNPWPEWPKVLTVDYAQEEYAEQFGKDPRLYNISTRRFVGDTKGKVKEVHTVEVEWEHDKTGKLFLREIDGTEKVWKADLVLLALGFLGPENYLIEQLNVETNKRSNVKTGEGKYSTNVEGIFSAGDMRRGQSLVVWAINEGKQAAKECNEYLISSNNNNNKQRRLKTL encoded by the coding sequence ATGGGCGACCCACAAGGATTTCTAAAGTACGAAAGAAAAAACCCTGAAGAAAGACCCCCAAAAATGAGAATAAATGATTGGGAAGAATTATATATAGAAATGGAAAAAGACGAACTCCGAATACAAGCAGCAAGATGTATGAACTGTGGCACGCCGTTTTGTCACTCTGGTATATTGATAAATAATATGGTTTCAGGGTGCCCCTTGAATAATTTGATTCCAGAATGGAACGATTTAGCCTATAGAAACCTTTGGAGAGAAGCTTATGAAAGGTTGATCGAAACAAACAGTTTCCCGGAGTTCACAGGCAGGGTCTGTCCGGCTCCTTGCGAAAAAGCTTGTGTAAACAATTTGGTAAAGGATCCAGTTTCCATTAAAAGTATTGAATATTATATCATAGAAGAAGCATTCAAAAATGGTTGGGTAGAAGAGGATAAACCATCTTACTCTACTGGTAAAAAGGTAGCTGTTGTAGGTTCTGGACCGGCAGGGTTGTCGTGTGCTTGGGAGTTAAACAGATATGGTCATGAAGTTACCGTTTTTGAAAAGAACGAATACCCAGGGGGCTTATTAACTTACGGCATACCAAATATGAAATTGGACAAAAAGATTGTAAAAAGGCGTATAGAATTGATGGGAAAATCAGGTATACAATTCAAGACTAATGTGAACGTTGGTAAAGATTACCCAGTTCAAAAGCTAAAAGAAGAATTTGATGCCGTTGTATTATGTGGAGGTACCGCTAAAGCGAGGGATCTAAATGTGGAAGGAAGAAACCTAAAAGGGATATACTTTGCCACAGAATTTTTGAAGAGTGCGAACGAGAGAATACTGTCTCGACTTTTAAAAAGTGAAAAAGATATTGAGGAGATCTCTGCCAAGGGTAAAAATGTTATCGTAATCGGAGGAGGCGATACAGGAACGGATTGTGTGGGAGTTAGTTTAAGGCAGGGTTGTAAAAGTGTGGTACAGTTTGAAATTATGGACAAACCTCCACTTTTAAGGAGGCAAAACAATCCTTGGCCAGAATGGCCCAAGGTTTTAACTGTTGATTATGCTCAGGAGGAATATGCCGAACAATTCGGTAAAGATCCAAGATTGTACAATATTTCAACTAGAAGATTTGTTGGAGATACAAAAGGCAAAGTTAAAGAGGTTCATACCGTTGAAGTAGAATGGGAACATGATAAAACAGGGAAATTGTTTCTAAGAGAAATAGATGGAACAGAAAAGGTATGGAAGGCAGATTTAGTTCTGTTAGCCTTGGGATTCTTAGGCCCTGAAAACTATTTAATTGAGCAATTAAATGTAGAAACAAATAAAAGATCAAACGTTAAAACCGGAGAAGGAAAATATTCGACGAATGTGGAAGGGATTTTTTCAGCTGGAGATATGAGAAGGGGACAAAGTTTGGTAGTATGGGCAATAAATGAAGGAAAACAAGCGGCTAAAGAGTGTAATGAATACTTAATTTCTTCCAATAATAACAATAATAAACAGCGTCGGCTCAAAACGCTGTAG
- a CDS encoding ammonium transporter: MKRAWKSLLMLSVAFIVPTALLADSITMEEVVRSIDTMWTLLAAFLVFFMQAGFALVEAGFTRSKNTVNIIMKNFTDFLVGSILYWIVGFTIMFGVGNGFIGWQGSFEYLGLNIPLNAFLIFQTVFAATAATIVSGAMAERTKFTGYLIYSVFISAFIYPIVGHWIWGGGWLSDMVDFAGSTVVHSVGGWAALMGTMVLGPRTGKYRSDGTPNKIPGHSLVLAALGVFILWFGWFGFNPGSTISGLNLKIGDIAMTTNLAASAGGLGALTIGWFIYKKPDVNSTLNGVLAGLVGITAGCASVTNVGAAIIGALSGSLVVLAIEFFDKIHIDDPVGAISVHGVGGVFGTLMVGIFAVDGGLLYGGGVNLFLTQLKGVLAVAGWTLATTYILFKSVDLTIGLRIDSTSEIEGLDFVEHGSVSYPDLTPLKGRSVRVKIDEEGE, encoded by the coding sequence ATGAAGAGAGCTTGGAAGAGTTTGTTGATGTTGTCGGTTGCCTTTATTGTTCCAACCGCCTTACTCGCAGATAGTATTACTATGGAGGAAGTGGTACGCTCCATTGATACTATGTGGACTTTACTCGCAGCGTTTTTAGTGTTTTTTATGCAAGCTGGATTTGCGCTCGTGGAAGCAGGGTTTACAAGATCAAAGAATACGGTAAACATCATTATGAAAAATTTTACTGATTTTTTGGTCGGCTCAATACTTTACTGGATAGTAGGATTTACAATTATGTTCGGAGTTGGAAATGGTTTCATAGGTTGGCAAGGAAGTTTTGAATATCTGGGGTTAAACATTCCGCTTAACGCTTTTTTAATATTCCAGACGGTATTTGCTGCAACCGCTGCAACTATTGTATCCGGAGCGATGGCGGAAAGAACTAAATTCACTGGCTATCTGATCTACAGTGTTTTCATCAGTGCATTTATATATCCCATAGTTGGTCATTGGATATGGGGTGGAGGTTGGTTATCAGATATGGTCGATTTTGCAGGTTCCACAGTTGTCCATTCTGTAGGCGGCTGGGCAGCACTGATGGGAACAATGGTTTTAGGACCAAGAACCGGTAAATACAGATCAGATGGAACGCCAAACAAGATACCAGGACATAGCTTAGTTTTAGCTGCTTTGGGTGTTTTCATCCTATGGTTTGGATGGTTTGGTTTTAACCCAGGAAGTACCATTTCGGGTTTAAATCTCAAAATCGGTGATATAGCAATGACCACAAATTTAGCTGCCTCGGCAGGAGGATTAGGAGCATTGACGATAGGTTGGTTTATCTACAAAAAACCGGATGTCAACTCTACCCTAAATGGTGTTTTAGCTGGATTAGTGGGGATCACTGCCGGTTGTGCCAGCGTTACAAACGTTGGAGCTGCAATAATAGGAGCTTTATCCGGTAGTTTAGTTGTTTTAGCTATAGAATTTTTTGACAAAATACATATTGATGATCCAGTTGGAGCAATCTCTGTGCACGGGGTTGGTGGAGTATTCGGTACATTAATGGTTGGAATATTCGCTGTGGACGGTGGATTGCTCTACGGTGGAGGAGTAAACCTGTTTTTAACCCAGCTTAAAGGGGTGTTAGCTGTTGCAGGTTGGACCCTTGCAACTACTTACATTCTTTTTAAAAGTGTCGATTTAACAATAGGTTTGAGGATTGATTCTACTAGTGAAATAGAGGGCTTAGATTTTGTAGAACATGGATCTGTCAGTTATCCTGATTTAACTCCGCTTAAAGGGCGAAGCGTGAGAGTAAAAATTGATGAGGAGGGTGAATAA